In Numida meleagris isolate 19003 breed g44 Domestic line unplaced genomic scaffold, NumMel1.0 unplaced_Scaffold460, whole genome shotgun sequence, the genomic window NNNNNNNNNNNNNNNNNNNNNNNNNNNNNNNNNNNNNNNNNNNNNNNNNNNNNNNNNNNNNNNNNNNNNNNNNNNNNNNNNNNNNNNNNNNNNNNNNNNNNNNNNNNNNNNNNNNNNNNNNNNNNNNNNNNNNNNNNNNNNNNNNNNNNNNNNNNNNNNNNNNNNNNNNNNNNNNNNNNNNNNNNNNNNNNNNNNNNNNNNNNNNNNNNNNNNNNNNNNNNNNNNNNNNNNNNNNNNNNNNNNNNNNNNNNNNNNNNNNNNNNNNNNNNNNNNNNNNNNNNNNNNNNNNNNNNNNNNNNNNNNNNNNNNNNNNNNNNNNNNNNNNNNNNNNNNNNNNNNNNNNNNNNNNNNNNNNNNNNNNNNNNNNNNNNNNNNNNNNNNNNNNNNNNNNNNNNNNNNNNNNNNNNNNNNNNNNNNNNNNNNNNNNNNNNNNNNNNNNNNNNNNNNNNNNNNNNNNNNNNNNNNNNNNNNNNNNNNNNNNNNNNNNNNNNNNNNNNNNNNNNNNNNNNNNNNNNNNNNNNNNNNNNNNNNNNNNNNNNNNNNNNNNNNNNNNNNNNNNNNNNNNNNNNNNNNNNNNNNNNNNNNNCCAGAAGACCAACCCCACCTCCTCTATGGCGTTCAGGCACCTGGCCTCAGCCCAAAATGgattattttaagaagaatGGGCCATGTCTCTGCTGGTTGTCCAAGCAGGAAGAGATGCTGACATGGGTCTCAGGAAGCCAAGAAATGTGTAGGGCCAGGAGGACGCTTCTCTCCCATTGATGATGAACAGATCACTGTAGGACGTGCGGGGGACCGCATGTGACATACCATGCAGAACACTGCATCAGAGCCACTTGTCCTGTCTTTGGCATCTCGTGGGGGACACAGTGCAAGGCCAGGCACAGACAGAACTTAGGGGACAGTGAGTGAAAACTGAGTGGGAAAAGCTTTGGTGAGGAACTACAACGGGGCTGTGTGTGCTTCTCTGTGTGTGCCACTCTATCAGGGACAGCATGGTGCCACCCCCCTGGGACCAAATTGGACACATGAGCAGGTGACCACACGGCATCCTGTCCCCAAGGGGAACTGACAGCAGCTCTTCAGCCACTTCTTGTTCCCACTGCAGTCTCActgtccccaagctgctcctgcctcatggcACCAATGGCGCTGAccctcatcctgggtgagtgacaatgggAATGTTGTGCCACAggggttggtggccctgtgtgGGACCAAGGCCATGTtccttgcaggttggtgtctggtggcagcaaacagggcacagcagcgtgagtatggggagagggggagaaagtttacagagggaggggagcgtGTGGAGGTGGTCATCAGAGAGGTccaggagggtgtgcagggacaaggctgacTGGTGTCCCCTGTCCTAGTGCCCCGACCCTCCCTGTCACTGCACCCAAGCCAGGGGGTGTCCCTGGGGAACAATGTCACCCTGCgctgccacctgccccagcCGGCTGCCTGGGTCCAGCTCTCTGAGGATGAAGCTATGACCATCTGCAGAAGCAAGCTTGAGGTGCAGGACACAGCCGAGTTTTCCATTATTAGTGCAGAGCGGAAGCATGCAACAACTTATCGCTGCCTGTACTGGGTGCTGGGTCCCCTGGGGACATCAGAGCAGAGTGACCCCgtggagctggtggtgacaggtgagaGCCCTGGGGAAAGCAGGTGGCCAAGGGCTGTCCCCACTGGGCCGTGTCTCATCACTGCTTCCACTCTGCACTCAGATCACAGTTTACCCCCACCCGGCATTTCTCTGAGCCCTGAGGAACGCGTGCAGATAGGGACCAATGTCACCATCCGCTGCTGGAACCAGGATTCTGGGGTCAtcttcctcctgcacaaggaCGGGTGCTCAGCCCCCATCCAGCGCCAGGACTCTGATGGTCTGGGCATGGCCTCCTTCACTCTCTTTCAGGTCACCGCATCCGATGCTGGCACCTATAGGTGCTCCTATCGCCCCAAGGATGATCCCTTGGTGTCCTCTCCCCTCGGGGACAGTGTGACCCTGGAGGTGACACCCACCCCTGCACCCCCAGGTAGATCCCAGTCCCCTATTTGGGTGTCCCCGCTGTCACCCACAGATGTCAGTGTCCCTGCATCCCATCCTTAGGGAGGTGGTGGCCAGGGATGGGGACCTTCAAGCCACCGCATCCCCCAGGAGCTGACGGGGGATCCCATGGGAACCTGGTGGTGCCGGTGGTGAGGTGCTGCGTTGCTGCCCTCATCTTCATTGTCGGTCTCTTGTTCATCCTCGATGCCCGAAGCCTCCAGATACAGAGAGATCAAGCCCAGGTGGGGAAAGGGTTTCAGATCTTTTATCCCTTAGAGATCCCCCAGACAGCACCCTCCCTGCCCGTCATTCCCAATAGACCCCCAGAAAATCCAGCCTGAGTCCCCTGCCTCCCATTCTGTGCTGATTTCTGCATCAGTCGTTGCCTGCTGAGCAATTGTGTTGTGCATCACTTAAAACCTGCACCATAGCTCCATCCCCAACCCAAGCGTCTTGGGGACCCACATGATGGACCCCTAAAATGCCGGGTTTTTGGAATGCACTGAGGCTAAAAGACCCCAAATTCATTCCTGAGTGCTCCCTGATGACCTGTTCCCATCTCTCCTGTTACTACCCTCCCCCTCACCCCCCCTAATCTAACACCCCCAACTCCTCTGTGGGGCACCCCTAATGCTTTCCAGCCACACCCAATCCCTAAGTGCTCCTATCTAACCTTATCAGCTCCACATCACTTCACAGCCCTTGAGATCCACAAACCCTTTGCAATCCACCTCAAAACCACAGCACCAGCCCAGTGGGACCCCCACACCTGACCCAACCCACTCCTGNNNNNNNNNNNNNNNNNNNNNNNNNNNNNNNNNNNNNNNNNNNNNNNNNNNNNNNNNNNNNNNNNNNNNNNNNNNNNNNNNNNNNNNNNNNNNNNNNNNNNNNNNNNNNNNNNNNNNNNNNNNNNNNNNNNNNNNNNNNNNNNNNNNNNNNNNNNNNNNNNNNNNNNNNNNNNNNNNNNNNNNNNNNNNNNNNNNNNNNNNNNNNNNNNNNNNNNNNNNNNNNNNNNNNNNNNNNNNNNNNNNNNNNNNNNNNNNNNNNNNNNNNNNNNNNNNNNNNNNNNNNNNNNNNNNNNNNNNNNNNNNNNNNNNNNNNNNNNNNNNNNNNNNNNNNNNNNNNNNNNNNNNNNNNNNNNNNNNNNNNNNNNNNNNNNNNNNNNNNNNNNNNNNNNNNNNNNNNNNNNNNNNNNNNNNNNNNNNNNNNNNNNNNNNNNNNNNNNNNNNNNNNNNNNNNNNNNNNNNNNNNNNNNNNNNNNNNNNNNNNNNNNNNNNNNNNNNNNNNNNNNNNNNNNNNNNNNNNNNNNNNNNNNNNNNNNNNNNNNNNNNNNNNNNNNNNNNNNNNNNNNNNNNNNNNNNNNNNNNNNNNNNNNNNNNNNNNNNNNNNNNNNNNNNNNNNNNNNNNNNNNNNNNNNNNNNNNNNNNNNNNNNNNNNNNNNNNNNNNNNNNNNNNNNNNNNNNNNNNNNNNNNNNNNNNNNNNNNNNNNNNNNNNNNNNNNNNNNNNNNNNNNNNNNNNNNNNNNNNNNNNNNNNNNNNNNNNNNNNNNNNNNNNNNNNNNNNNNNNNNNNNNNNNNNNNNNNNNNNNNNNNNNNNNNNNNNNNNNNNNNNNNNNNNNNNNNNNNNNNNNNNNNNNNNNNNNNNNNNNNNNNNNNNNNNNNNNNNNNNNNNNNNNNNNNNNNNNNNNNNNNNNNNNNNNNNNNNNNNNNNNNNNNNNNNNNNNNNNNNNNNNNNNNNNNNNNNNNNNNNNNNNNNNNNNNNNNNNNNNNNNNNNNNNNNNNNNNNNNNNNNNNNNNNNNNNNNNNNNNNNNNNNNNNNNNNNNNNNNNNNNNNNNNNNNNNNNNNNNNNNNNNNNNNNNNNNNNNNNNNNNNNNNNNNNNNNNNNNNNNNNNNNNNNNNNNNNNNNNNNNNNNNNNNNNNNNNNNNNNNNNNNNNNNNNNNNNNNNNNNNNNNNNNNNNNNNNNNNNNNNNNNNNNNNNNNNNNNNNNNNNNNNNNNNNNNNNNNNNNNNNNNNNNNNNNNNNNNNNNNNNNNNNNNNNNNNNNNNNNNNNNNNNNNNNNNNNNNNNNNNNNNNNNNNNNNNNNNNNNNNNNNNNNNNNNNNNNNNNNNNNNNNNNNNNNNNNNNNNNNNNNNNNNNNNNNNNNNNNNNNNNNNNNNNNNNNNNNNNNNNNNNNNNNNNNNNNNNNNNNNNNNNNNNNNNNNNNNNNNNNNNNNNNNNNNNNNNNNNNNNNNNNNNNNNNNNNNNNNNNNNNNNNNNNNNNNNNNNNNNNNNNNNNNNNNNNNNNNNNttataggagggagaggaggttcttttaatatatgtgtACCTGAcagtgagattaagacacaacaggtcaaatgttagcccgaccagtttatgactaatcctagttgcttagggagatggggaagggaaggtgggcgttagaaaaggggtaggaaaaagcaaggagttcttgtagaaagcaagagagagatagtcaccactGTGGGTCCAACATTGTTTGTAAATCCTCCGTTGACCTCAGGGACTTGTGCAATCACCgatggggaggggagaaagccaggaagcttcgcAGCAAGCAGGCCCCGGGGGGTTCTTTCCACCTTCATAGGTTTCTTTTCCCTGGGAGGTCTTCTCCcccaaaggtttcatttctctgggagCTCTTCTCCTCCAAAATTCTGAGTTCAGTGGAGATCTTTAATCCCCCATTccacaggttttgttttttttttttcctcttctgttctctCTGATAGCGTGACACAtctggcccaacagataagccagcagggagtggtgccttcgttgccatgcacaagcattatcaccttttgcagtggtcagctcccTCAAGCTGCACTCCCAAAAAAGGCTGCTTGTCCTGCTCCTGCTTATACATAAGCAGACATACCCTGGCACGGTGACACCCGCCGATCACCCCCCCTAGATAATTTGCATTTGTCAGTTAGAGTCCTATCACCAAAAAGGcctcatgaagcaagctttgaagcaaaagaaagaaacagttcttgtcttccacacCACTCCTTGGGGACCAAATTGGACACATCAGGAGGTGACACCGCAGCATCCTGTTCGCAAGGGGAAACGGAAGGCAGCTCTCTCACCactccctgtccccactgcagtctcgctgtccccaagctgctcctgcctcatggcACCAATGGCGCtggccctcatcctgggtgagtgacaatggggacGTGGTGCCACGGGGGTTGGTGGCCCCATGTGGGACCAGGACCGTgtcccttgcaggttggtgtctggtggcagccagcagagctcagcaccgtgagtatggggacagggggagaatgggggcagtggggagggGGCCATCAGAAGAGTCCAtgagggtgtgcagggacaaggctgacTGATGTCCCCTGTCCTAGTGCCCCGACCCTCCCTGTCactgcaccccagccagggggtgtTCCTGGGGGACACTGTCACCTTGCACTGCCATCTGCCCCATCTGGCTGCCTGGGTCTGGCTGTACCAGGACAGAGGCCCGACACACAACAAGTACAAGCTCAAGGAGCTGGACGTGGTGGAGTTTTCCTTTGTTAGCACAAAGCGGGAACACGCAGGTACATATCGGTGCCAGTACCAGGTGTCAGAGCCATTGGGGACATCGAATATGAGTGATCCTGTGGAGttggtggtgacaggtgagggcGCTGGGGACAGCAAATGGCTCTGGGTGCTCCCAACAGGACCGTGTCCCAGCGCTGTCCCCTCCCCTCATGCAGATCACAGCTTCCCACCACCAGGCATCTCCCTTCATCCTGAGGAATGTGTGGGTACAGGGACCAATGTCACCATCCACTGCTGGAACAAGGACTATGGGGCCAActtcctcctgcacaaggatgGGTGCCCAGCCCCTGTCCAGCACCAGGAGCCTGATGGTGGGGGCACGGCCAACTTCACCCTCCTTGAGGTGACCCCATCTGACACTGGCACCTACAGGTGCTCCTACAAACCCAAGGGCTATCCCTTTGTGTCCTCACCCCTTGGGGACAGCGTGACACTGGAGGTGACACCCACAGCTGCACCCCCAGGTGGGTCACAATCCCATTTGGGTACCCCTCAGTGTCACCCATGGGTGGCTGTGTCACCTCCCATCCCAATGGAGGTGGTGGCCATGGATGTGATAACCTGATCACCCAGACCCCACAGGTGCTTCAGTTATTTCCCATGGGAACCTGGTGGTTGTGgtggctgggggctgtgctgctgcctttgtcttcatcctcatccttgtcatctccttcctccttgctgCTCGCAGACGTCGGACATAGAGAGATGAGAGCCCTGGTGATGAAGcgttaaatgtcatttttcccCAGTAGATCCCCTCCAATGCCCCTCAAGCCTCCCCCCCCNNNNNNNNNNNNNNNNNNNNNNNNNNNNNNNNNNNNNNNNNNNNNNNNNNNNNNNNNNNNNNNNNNNNNNNNNNNNNNNNNNNNNNNNNNNNNNNNNNNNNNNNNNNNNNNNNNNNNNNNNNNNNNNNNNNNNNNNNNNNNNNNNNNNNNNNNNNNNNNNNNNNNNNNNNNNNNNNNNNNNNNNNNNNNNNNNNNNNNNNNNNNNNNNNNNNNNNNNNNNNNNNNNNNNNNNNNNNNNNNNNNNNNNNNNNNNNNNNNNNNNNNNNNNNNNNNNNNNNNNNNNNNNNNNNNNNNNNNNNNNNNNNNNNNNNNNNNNNNNNNNNNNNNNNNNNNNNNNNNNNNNNNNNNNNNNNNNNNNNNNNNNNNNNNNNNNNNNNNNNNNNNNNNNNNNNNNNNNNNNNNNNNNNNNNNNNNNNNNNNNNNNNNNNNNNNNNNNNNNNNNNNNNNNNNNNNNNNNNNNNNNNNNNNNNNNNNNNNNNNNNNNNNNNNNNNNNNNNNNNNNNNNNNNNNNNNNNNNNNNNNNNNNNNNNNNNNNNNNNNNNNNNNNNNNNNNNNNNNNNNNNNNNNNNNNNNNNNNNNNNNNNNNNNNNNNNNNNNNNNNNNNNNNNNNNNNNNNNNNNNNNNNNNNNNNNNNNNNNNNNNNNNNNNNNNNNNNNNNNNNNNNNNNNNNNNNNNNNNNNNNNNNNNNNNNNNNNNNNNNNNNNNNNNNNNNNNNNNNNNNNNNNNNNNNNNNNNNNNNNNNNNNNNNNNNNNNNNNNNNNNNNNNNNNNNNNNNNNNNNNNNNNNNNNNNNNNNNNNNNNNNNNNNNNNNNNNNNNNNNNNNNNNNNNNNNNNNNNNNNNNNNNNNNNNNNNNNNNNNNNNNNNNNNNNNNNNNNNNNNNNNNNNNNNNNNNNNNNNNNNNNNNNNNNNNNNNNNNNNNNNNNNNNNNNNNNNNNNNNNNNNNNNNNNNNNNNNNNNNNNNNNNNNNNNNNNNNNNNNNNNNNNNNNNNNNNNNNNNNNNNNNNNNNNNNNNNNNNNNNNNNNNNNNNNNNNNNNNNNNNNNNNNNNNNNNNNNNNNNNNNNNNNNNNNNNNNNNNNNNNNNNNNNNNNNNNNNNNNNNNNNNNNNNNNNNNNNNNNNNNNNNNNNNNNNNNNNNNNNNNNNNNNNNNNNNNNNNNNNNNNNNNNNNNNNNNNNGT contains:
- the LOC110391692 gene encoding osteoclast-associated immunoglobulin-like receptor isoform X1 produces the protein MAPMALTLILGWCLVAANRAQQLPRPSLSLHPSQGVSLGNNVTLRCHLPQPAAWVQLSEDEAMTICRSKLEVQDTAEFSIISAERKHATTYRCLYWVLGPLGTSEQSDPVELVVTGESPGESRWPRAVPTGPCLITASTLHSDHSLPPPGISLSPEERVQIGTNVTIRCWNQDSGVIFLLHKDGCSAPIQRQDSDGLGMASFTLFQVTASDAGTYRCSYRPKDDPLVSSPLGDSVTLEVTPTPAPPGRWWPGMGTFKPPHPPGADGGSHGNLVVPVVRCCVAALIFIVGLLFILDARSLQIQRDQAQVGKGFQIFYPLEIPQTAPSLPVIPNRPPENPA
- the LOC110391692 gene encoding T-cell-interacting, activating receptor on myeloid cells protein 1-like isoform X3; translated protein: MAPMALTLILGWCLVAANRAQQLPRPSLSLHPSQGVSLGNNVTLRCHLPQPAAWVQLSEDEAMTICRSKLEVQDTAEFSIISAERKHATTYRCLYWVLGPLGTSEQSDPVELVVTDHSLPPPGISLSPEERVQIGTNVTIRCWNQDSGVIFLLHKDGCSAPIQRQDSDGLGMASFTLFQVTASDAGTYRCSYRPKDDPLVSSPLGDSVTLEVTPTPAPPGRWWPGMGTFKPPHPPGADGGSHGNLVVPVVRCCVAALIFIVGLLFILDARSLQIQRDQAQVGKGFQIFYPLEIPQTAPSLPVIPNRPPENPA
- the LOC110391692 gene encoding T-cell-interacting, activating receptor on myeloid cells protein 1-like isoform X4, yielding MAPMALTLILGWCLVAANRAQQLPRPSLSLHPSQGVSLGNNVTLRCHLPQPAAWVQLSEDEAMTICRSKLEVQDTAEFSIISAERKHATTYRCLYWVLGPLGTSEQSDPVELVVTDHSLPPPGISLSPEERVQIGTNVTIRCWNQDSGVIFLLHKDGCSAPIQRQDSDGLGMASFTLFQVTASDAGTYRCSYRPKDDPLVSSPLGDSVTLEVTPTPAPPGADGGSHGNLVVPVVRCCVAALIFIVGLLFILDARSLQIQRDQAQVGKGFQIFYPLEIPQTAPSLPVIPNRPPENPA
- the LOC110391692 gene encoding platelet glycoprotein VI-like isoform X2, which translates into the protein MAPMALTLILGWCLVAANRAQQLPRPSLSLHPSQGVSLGNNVTLRCHLPQPAAWVQLSEDEAMTICRSKLEVQDTAEFSIISAERKHATTYRCLYWVLGPLGTSEQSDPVELVVTGESPGESRWPRAVPTGPCLITASTLHSDHSLPPPGISLSPEERVQIGTNVTIRCWNQDSGVIFLLHKDGCSAPIQRQDSDGLGMASFTLFQVTASDAGTYRCSYRPKDDPLVSSPLGDSVTLEVTPTPAPPGADGGSHGNLVVPVVRCCVAALIFIVGLLFILDARSLQIQRDQAQVGKGFQIFYPLEIPQTAPSLPVIPNRPPENPA
- the LOC110391691 gene encoding natural cytotoxicity triggering receptor 1-like, producing the protein HRSILFARGNGRQLSHHSLSPLQSRCPQAAPASWHQWRWPSSWVSDNGDVVPRGLVAPCGTRTVSLAGWCLVAASRAQHLPRPSLSLHPSQGVFLGDTVTLHCHLPHLAAWVWLYQDRGPTHNKYKLKELDVVEFSFVSTKREHAGTYRCQYQVSEPLGTSNMSDPVELVVTGEGAGDSKWLWVLPTGPCPSAVPSPHADHSFPPPGISLHPEECVGTGTNVTIHCWNKDYGANFLLHKDGCPAPVQHQEPDGGGTANFTLLEVTPSDTGTYRCSYKPKGYPFVSSPLGDSVTLEVTPTAAPPGASVISHGNLVVVVAGGCAAAFVFILILVISFLLAARRRRT